AAACTCTGGCATAAAACTGAGCATACTGTGAGTAATATGTTCAAAAGTTTGCTCTGTGGAGTCTCCGAAGTTGCTTAGAAATGAAACTGGAAGATAAAAATTCCTGCACCTGCAGACTTGCAGACACCTCAGTCTTGTAACACAACTTTCTGTGCCCCCGTTCAGCCCATGAGACAACCTCAACAACCCACGAAGCTTGGGGGGCTTCTGTCAAAACAAGGGAAAGGATGGCTTGAGAGCTGTCACTTTCATCATTAATTCATACTGGGTGAATCTTAGGATTTTTATTCAGTATTCTGTGCTGTATTCTGTGCTGTATACTGCAGCCTTCAGGGGAAATGAAGGAGCCTGTCTGGTGtaaattctggagaaaaatagGGTGATGGCTCTGCAGTACTGACTGGTAGTTGCAGTTAGTGGTGTCCTGGTGGCTCCTGCATGCTGTAGGAAGTGAGGATAGGATAGGATCTTAGTACCTTGGTCATAGCAGACGGCAGCCTCAGCTGAAATGGAGCAAAGCAGTGGCTTCCTGAGGGTCTCAGCATAGGCTAGTGATGGAGCCAAGGCTGGGAGCTGGACCAGCAGTCTAGTAACCCCAAGCAAGCAGCCCGGAAAAGCTCTAGAATACGTCCAGGGAATAAGGAAGAGGATAGCTCTCATCTTGGAGTCCACAACTACTATCAAAGTTTAGATACCTATAAATGCCACGTGTTTTTTAAACGAtcttttctgaataattttgcTACATAGTGTTATGAGTCTGGTATATTCATTCTACAGATCACGACCAATCCactttttgaaacatttcttccacagattcttttctggaaaaaaacctgCTGGTGTGGCCACGACATGTAGCCCAATGTGGCATCTCACCAACTGTACTAGATGCCCCCTGGGATGAGATGAGTCTTATTTAAGTTTTGTGCAAGATTCCTAGAATATAAAATCAGGTAGAATAAAAGAGGACAAAGGGGTGAAAATGTCCCTGATTCCCTTTCATTCAGGTCCTCGCTGTCCTGTTCCAAAAACCAATGTGGTTCACATGAGAAATGCATTGAGCCTGTACTCCTTTACAGTTTTGCAAAAATGACACTAGATGATTTGTTTCCAGAGGACTTCCTAGCCAAAAGCAGGGGGAACAAAAAGAGCAAGGAAACTCCAGTCAAACGCTCTGTGAAGGTGCCATTACGCGTGTCGACTGGGACACAACtgatcagagaatcatagaatcaatcatagaatcatagaatcatagaatcatagaatcgtagaatcgtagaatcgtagaatcatagaatcatagaatcatagaatcatagaatcatagaatcatagaatcatagaatcatagaatcatagaatcatagaatggcttgggttggaagggacctcaaggatcatcgagttccaacccccctgccagccactagatcaagtactagatcagattgcttagggccccatctaacctggccttgaaaacctccagagacagggcaactgcaacctctctgggcagcctgtgccagcacctcaccacctcctcagtaaaaaacttccccctgacatctaatctaaatctcccttcctttagtttaaaaccatttcctcttgtccagAAGAGAACATTTTACCCCAAATACCTTGATCTCACAGCTCTCCTGTGCCCAAACATCATTAATTGCAAGACTGAATTTCATGGATATAACCACTTCCCAGCATTACTTGCCTTTACTTAGAAGACAGTGAACACTATGTTGAAAGGGCCCATTACCCAAAGCATATCATGAGTTCATGCTGAATTCATAGATGTCTTCACattcaaacaaaacatttttttaaaaaacgaaataatggaaatgtttaatttgtCACTTTCAAAATCCAGCgctttgatttttcattttaaaatgactatCCACTTCCAAAGGTACTTCAAGATTATTTAAATCACATattaaaaagtggaaaaggaCTGAGAAGAAATGTGTAGAAAAAATTCAATTTGTCAAAACACTTCTTAAATAGTAATTTCAGACTGACCTCAAGTCACTTTTCTCCATTAACGCTTGGATTTTAagttgactgaaaaaaaagctaaagtTCACCCTTTCCCTCATGACTGCAAATATTCACACAAAAAAACGAAGAGGGCACAATAACTTGTCTGTTTCTGTACAGCTGTGAAGCATTAAGTCATCTGGCCTCatccttttgtatttctgtaaccCACTCCTTTGGACTCACTGTTTGAAGAAGAATTGGCATAACGTAAAGAACTGGTGAAATGCAGCAAAACACTAGTACGAAAAGTGCAAAAAATCACTAAGTCCAGCCATTTGGCCAACTCTTATTTATTAAATGTTCTGTCCACTTTTATTCAAGGTATGTGACCAGGTTTTGTTCATTCAGATTTTCGAAGGACATATGTGTATTTGCATTTGCACAAGAATATttggtattttctcttttttatcaAGTTTCATCCATCTGACTAGAGAGCAGAAATATTCCAGGTGATGGGGGAACTCACGCTTGATGGAGGCTCAGTGACCTCCTGCCTCCATGGCTCCTGGGTGCTAAGCAGATGCATGCAGTGCACATTGTACAATATAACTCAACCCTCTTCCAGTCACAGTCTTGGCTTCTGTCTCATTTGTCCTTTCCTCTATCTCTTGCAGAGGGCAGGGGAAACATGTGTGTTCAATTATGTGCTCATATTGCTCTTATTGAACATGCAGTGATTGTGAATGCAGAAGGGCTAAAATCACTGGATAAATCATTCACAACCTGCTCTTGTGGGAAAGTGCAATGAATGTCCtatgatgttaaaaaaagaaaatacagctcatTCTTCCAAGCAGTGAAGTCAATGGCAAAATCTTTTAGTAACTTCAAAGAAGCCAGAACCTAGCCCCAAGCCAGAGGATTGACATGTAACTTCTCTCTAGTAGGTCTCAATTGTGTTTAGAACTGCTTAAATGCCAAGAggattgtttctgtttttggaGGGGCACAGACTAACTGTACAGTGGTCATTGGGCAACCAGGTTATATGGATTATACCAGCTCCAGCTGAAAGCATTTCTCCCACAGCCAGATGTGGTGCACTGCTCCCATCTTGAAACTGTCCTGCCTCAATAGTGCCGTAGAGTGGTGCCACCAAGCCAGTTTGGAGCTCTGAATCACAGGGTCACGGGATGGCTGAGATAGGAAGGGAACTCTGGAGATCACCTGGTCCAAGCCCTGCTCAAGCAAGGACACAGAGCAGGGTGGCCAGGGCCACTTCCAGAAGAACATGTCAGGTCAGgttaatttcatagaatcacaaaatggcttaggttggaaaggacattaaagatcatcgagctccAACTCTCTGTTGTGGGCAGGGTTACAttcaccagatcaggctgcccaaggccccatccaacctgtccttgagcacctccagggatggggtatccacagctctcagggcagcctgtgccagtgcctcaccaccctctgagtaaggaattttttcctaacatctaacctacatTTCTccacttttagtttaaagccattcccccatgtcctattactatcagaccatgtaaaaagtcggtcCCCCTCCAGCTTGTAAGCTCCCTCCAAGCGCTGACAGGctgtgatgaggtctccccagagccttctcttctccagcctaaacaagcccaacaccttcaacctttcttcaaaggagaggtgttccagccctctggtcatcttcttggctctcctctggacatgctccaacagctctgcactctcctgtgctgggggctcagATCTGAACATAGTACTACAGGTGTGGTCTtctgagggcagagcagagggggacagtgCTCACACTGGTGGGCAaccctcttttgatgcagtccaggatatggttggccttccaggctacAAGCACAACTTGCACAGGGAGTAGCTTTGCAGTTGATGAGAGGCTCTGTGGCCAGCATGCCACCTGCCACCCTGATGTGGCCGTGCCACCACAGCGCTGGCAGCAGTGAACCATGGCCACGAGTGGGGACTGTGACCACATGCGGTGGATGTGGGGTGTGGGTAAAGCCTTGCACGGCGGCTGCCATCCCACAGAACCTCCCTCAGCAAGCGAACGAGTGGCCACCGCTCCCCTCCAGCCACCGGCGATGGGGAcacatggccctgggcaccgCAGAGGGACAGGGGACACGGGGCTGTGCGGCACGAGGGCTTCCCTCAGCGCCCGCCCGCCACGGCGGGATGCGTGGGGCGAGAGCCGCGCAGGACCACACGGGTTAAGTTATGTAAGCCCTTTTGGGGAGGGGTGGAGGAAAGGGGCGCTGCCGGCGTGGCTGCGGCGGCTCAGGTTGATTGAGAGCGGATGACAGCGGCCTGGCGCAGGCCCACGGCGGAGGAAAGCGGCTTAGCCCCCTCCGGGTTGCCATGGAGAtaggcgggcggcggcgggagcggcggcggcggcggcggggctgTCAGTGAGGCAGCACCGGGCACCGGGCGGCGgcggagaggaggaggaggaggagaaggaggaggaggaggtggaggtggaggaGAAGGCCGCGGCGGGGAGCGGTGGCGGCAGACATGGACTCGCACTGCGACTGTGCCGAGCCTCCGGCCGCCGAGCAGCCGTCGGGGAAGATTAACAAAACCGCCTTCAAATTGTTCAAGAGGAGGAAATCCGGAGGCACCATGCCGAGCATCTTCGGGGTGAGGAGCAaaggtggggaggggaagggcgCGAGCAAGACTGGGATGGTGCGGAGCAGGACGCACGATGGCTTGGCCGACGCcgtgctggagagcagcaagaAGGAGGACGCGGGCAGCGGAGAAGCGCAGGGGAAGGATGCTCCGAGCCGGGCGGCCGGCGGCCTCGGCGGCTCCGCCAGCAGCTCGGTGGCCAAGTCACACAGCTTCTTCTCCCTGCTGAGGAAGAACGGGAGGCCGGAGAACGGCAAGGCGGCGGAGAACGCGGAGCAGCGGGCTGGCGGCAGACAAAAGAAGGGGCTGAAAGGGATCTTCAGCAGCATGCGGTGGcacaaaaaggacaaaaacggcaaagaggaaaggggagaagCCTCAGAAATCCCGTCCGGTCTTATTATGCCGGGGTCTCTGACTGCCAGCTTGGAGTGCATCAAAGAGGAGACACCAAAACCTTTGTCTGAAACTCCAAACGGCGCAGGAGACATCGGTCTCGAATCGCTGCAGGAGAAGCGTGGCGGAGACGCGTGTGCCTCGGCCGAGGAGCCCGAGGTGGGAGGTGCGGAGTCGCGGGACAGCAAAACTCCCCCCGGAGAggaccctgctgctgctggaaggcgACTCGAGGAGCTCTGCGGTGAGCGACCGGACCCGGGTGCTGGAGAGGTTGGGACTGCGAAGGATGCGGCCATAACAGGTGACATTCCAATAACGACTATTCCCCCTGTTGAACCTCACTGTGATAGCGGTCAAGAGACGGCAGCCGCCCCTGACCCTTCCTCTGTTGATCCACCCTCAGAGCAATCGATTGATCGTATTTGTTTGATGTTTGCTGACGTGACTTCACTGAAAAGCTTTGACTCTCTTACAGGCTGCGGAGATATTATTGCGGACCATGAGGAGGATGTGGGCAGCGGGAGTGGTGGCTGTGAGAAGAGCACCCCTGGGGCCAGCAAGCTGGGCGCCTCCAAGAAGCACCCCACCATGGTCGCCTACcaaggaggaggggaggagatggCCAGCCCGGACCAGGTGGATGATACCTACCTGCAAGAGTTCTGGGATATGCTGTCACAGACAGAGGAGACTGAGactggaggaggaggtggaggagggaCAAAGACACCTGAGGGGCTGAAGGAGAACCGAGGTACTGAGAGGGCCCAGAACAGGGTGGTGGTGAAACGTGGTGGCCTCAACCAGATCCCCATTCATCTCAACCACAAagaggagcagaagggcagggagAAGGAACAGCATGAAGGTGTCCCAAACAGCGATGAGGGCTACTGGGATTCCACCACCCCTGGTCCTGAAGAAGATAGTACCGTGAGCATCCAGAAGGAGACCCTTCCCAGGGACAGCTACAGTGGGGATGCGCTCTATGACCTCTACGCTGAGCCTGATGAAAACCCACCAGGAGCACCCCCAGAGGAAGAGGTCACCTGTATGCCACGCTCCAAGCCCGTATCTCCAGTAACGACCACATGCTCACTGAAAACGCCCTCAAGCACAGTGAAGGACTCCAAAATACCCATCAGCATTAAACACCTTGCATCGCATCCTGCTAGCCATGGAACAGATACCAGTAACAGCCATCACGTTGCACACCATCACCTGGCCAAAAGTGAAatgcacagaacaaaaattcCTGTCTCTAAAGTACTAGTACGCCGAGTTAGTAACAGGGGCTTAGCTGGGACAACGGTGAAAGCTGCCACATACCAGGACAGTGCCAAAAAGTAATTGAAGAGTAGGTGGAGTCAAAGATGGACAGTAAGGTCAGTGTATGAAAATCTGCATAGGAGACCACAAATAATGTGTTAGTTTTGCATCACCTGAAGGAAGGCACCTAAAAGGCTTACTTCACTGTACTACATAGGCCTGCACTTCTGAATCTGTATGgctgaaaatgagaagacaaCTTTtcaggcactttttttttttacatttgtatcttttttctGCAGCACTAAATACTGGGGAGGTTCATTTTTACATGCCTTTGTGGAAGCAGAACTTGGATTATGAACCTAAATGAGTATCTTCCCTCATGCAAAGCAGTGCCATGCGTTCTTCAAGGGAGCAAGAGTTACAAAAGGAGCGACGTGAGAGGTTCCCCACTACACTTATCTCTTAATCGTTCCTGGGGGAGGTGTGGAGGGAGGGTGCCTGGCGCCGAAAGTGGCGTTTGGTCTACAAGATGTTGGAGAAAAATAccaagcaaaaaacaaacaacctaaCAGGTATTTTACCTGATGTAGGAATgagagcactgctcagcagcagacTTGATTGACTTGTGTGCAGTAGCTAATTAAGGAGTTAGGTGGATTTGTCCAACAGGAAGACctatttttgtttgtctgtttggtTCGTTTTGATCTGCTCTAATGTAATTGGGTAACAGAGACACCTGACGTAGGTTCGGATGTTTACATCAATACTTGTCCAATAACACATATAATCAGGTTCAGGGAAACAACTTACTAAATGCCAATATATACACACTGTTCACATTTATACAGTAACTTGCTTGCcatttgtaaatatatacatattttagcAGATTTACTCAATGCTACaaattttttataaaaagaaatcacctGTCTGTATTATCTAGAGTTTAAACAAAAGTTAGTTTTTATAGGTAGATAATTTTACAGTTCTAAAATGATAGAACTTTGTGTAAGTACCTTAAATTAGAGCAAAACTCTGTTTTGTATGGGCTCATGCATCCCCAGTTAAGTAAGTCTGAAGTGCTGATTTAATTCGAGTGGCACATTCCATGTCAGAGCAGAGTTTCTGACAGCATTGCCATTGCAAACCTCTATTTTCAGGGGTTTAGACAAAGTTGCTCTGGGCTTAAACCTTACAGAGAAGGAACCcaggaaagaaacaagttttttaattattattttttaaaatatataaaattagtTTTTGACTATTTAAAGAAAGTCTGGgttcttgttgctttttattttcattcttaataataattttactttaagagataaaaaaaaatatggtagGCTAATGGTCCATAAAGTGGTCTGATGAGCTTGGATCTTATGAGAAATGTATTAATGGCCAGGATGTTTTTGAATAGTGGCTACTGTACATGGACATTGACAACATTTCCAAGAAATTTAATAGGGTTTTAATGTGCCTGAGGACATATTTTTATGATACGCTAAAAAAGCTCCAAAAATCACTGAAGATTAAAAGCGAATATtatgtatttacaaaatattttgatataagTATTTAATCATCAGACCACagttaatataaaatatatgctcCGGTGTATCTGACAAATAATatacattttaagaatataAGTCTATATTATGCAGAGAATCCTAAATTCACATAACTGAAGCTAATGGGTCTGATCTTATATAGCAGTTGGTTTTGTTGTCtcttaaactgaaagaaaaaaaggaaagtaaatatACAGGATATACATTTGAAGGATATTAAGGTTATAGATAAACCATAAAAAGCCAGGAATAACATATAAGTATGTCTTATATGTGTGGTTCACTGAGGTAATGACCTTATGGTCACAGGGGAGAATTGGCATCTGGCTCTGAAATCACTGCAGGATGGAACACCAAACTGCACCACCTCAGTGACTACGGagaaattgttcttttctgctCGGTCCCTGTTTTCATGGTTTGAGTAAGAACCTTAATACACTTCACAGAAGATAATTTTGTATGTCTCCTTTGTAACGTATCTACATGTGGTTTCCTACATGCCTACTCACACGGACACGTTGTACATATGCATGTGTAGTCAGAGCGCACCTCCTCCCCGCGTACATGCACACGGGCAGACACGCACCCTGCACACTCACACCTGTGCAAATATGGTCATGCACACACACCCCCACATGCAGACTGAGGGGATGCACCACCCGTCTGTTTCACAACACGCTGGTGATGGCTGCCTGAGAGAGAGGTTTGCATTTGGCCTAACTCTGCTTACGCGTTTTAGAAAGTTAAAGCTAAATTACCCTCAAAAGGTTGGATGTACAGAACGTGGAATGTTATCCTAGTGTTCAGCCCTAAGCCTAACAtccctttttctgttctgttttcatgtgACTATAAGGAGCGTATCTTTCCTTGCATGAcaactctgaaaaaaacatcttaattCTCCATTATGTTTATGGATAAATTGTACAGAGAGATGCTATAGGGTACTGGAAGTCGAGAGGGAGGGAGGATGCAGTGGGTAATACACAGATCTGGAAGCACTGATTGCAGGTAGTACGAGGGGTGCTTCTTTGAATCACTAGAAGATATCAGCTGCCATTTCTGCAGGACTTGTCTGTGGCAAATTATTCATTGTATGCGTTTCGTTTGCATTGTGGCATGTATGTATCAAGAAACCAATTGACTAACACTAGACTAGCTCCCTCTCACCTACTGACTAACAAGAATCATCATTAAAATGCTTTGGCTgcccttcattttctctctcttttgttttctgccctgtttttcctccttcccctgcatGCTGGCTGCTCAGTGCTGACCGCGGTGCGGAGCCAGCAGCCCTGAGCTGGTGCCCGGTGTGGGGTGGGAGCACGGCTGTGCTCGCCTGCCAGGCCAGGTGCTCTGCGGTCATTTCTGTCGTGTCCCTGTGTAAGTACGTCCTCTAGATCTCTTGGTGGTTCATTCGGCTGCTTGCTATGTACATATTTTAAGGACAATCATATCCgtaaaaggaaaatgggaaagtaACTGTGGAAGGGCGTCAGTGTTTTGAATCATTGCGACACGCTGATGTTAATTCAGGGTAATGGTCGTGTGAGagtaaaaatacaatttaatgcTTGGATTAACTTTGTATTTATAAAACTCGCTTTTGTCTTTAAGCCATCTATGTTAATATTTCAAAAGGTAATTGAAAATTTAATATTTACTAGGGCTTTCaattttcaaggaaatatttgTATAACTCTGCACAATGCCTAAAACAATCACTGAAAGGAGGTTCAAAGGCTTTCTTTACACCTATATTTAATTCCTGAAATATCTCTGTAAAATACCGCGAGATGCCTAATAACAAACAGTTAATGGCTTGCTGGATTTAAAGGCTGAGACGTACAGAGGTAATAGTCCTGAGGCATTCTGTGGTGGTTTGCATCCTTATTTATATTACTGTGTTCAGGCATATGTTTTCCTTGGCTTCAGTAGGTATCGAGGTAGAAGTGGTGTTCTGAGTCCCAAAGATAACATTCCCAATTCTGTAATTGTTTCGATTTTCTTACTGAatacttttgtttatttgttttctttgttgttttgtggtcCAAGTGATGCTTTGTAATTACCAGCTTGTATGTCATTCATAAAGGATTTTATAGATCAGAACTTGGCATTTAGTTCTATATACTCTTTGCACTTTCAGGTCACTGCTGATTTTGTATGTTCTTAGGCTGTTTCTATATATTGCGTAGCGTTTTTAGCTATCTGCTGTGATTTCAGTGGTATACATTCCTGTCCTATATATATCAGCACAAAAGATTTCCCTTTTTTAGCATGAAATGATGTTTTTGTGGACTTCTTTTGTCATGATAGGAGTTAAATTATCTGTACTATATGTGTGGCCTGCAGCAGACATTAAGGCTCTTACATTACCTGTAGCGCATATGCATTTTGCTCTTGCCGGTAATAGGACTCAAATACACGTAAtagatttcagaagaaatttcatGACTAGAATAAGAAACATCTATGTTCATTATTACTCCATCAATCACCAGCACTTCCTTCATCCACTGTGAATGTCCTTGCCATCATTCAGGGTAGTAGAggactgaattttaaaaattacgTGCACAGATGTACACtatgaaaattaattcactgattattttttaatgaatctcTTACTAAATTATTTATCTAAGTTAAGCGAATATTGCACCAAAGTCTTCAAAACGTCTGATACAGATGGCATTTTCAGTAAGATGCTATAAGTGCAGATGAGCCAAATTAACAGGCTTTGCTTAGCAAAGCAAACCCTAGTTGTTTTTAGATTTGTAGTGCTGAACAAGCTTGCAGATCAAAGGGAGCCATTGATTCTGCTACGTGGCCatgctgaggttttttttgcctgctcTAATGGACTACTTTCAGAACAGGCTTTTCAGCAAGATAATGGTACAGACAGTTCACAGTAACAATAGCCACTTGTAAGGCAGATGGTTATCTAACAGCGATAATGTGGGAGTTGGAGCAAGGTGGCctggaaatgcattttcatagtTATTGATACGAAAGGCCAAGGCTTCTGTCTCGGAAGAGCAATTTGACTACACTTAAAGATGTTGCAGAATTGACTCTTGACAGAGTTTATACATGACagtttctgcagtatttttttttttaatgttggcttttcccttctttatttttctcttggttttggtttatgctttgtttttgtttgttttgctttgtttacattttcattacGATGACATAACCCCATTTGTCCTGGCAGTACTGCGCAACTGACTCatctgagagctgctgccagtTGTCCTTTGGTAGCCTGGGACTGGTCCCCACGGAGCATCCCTCCCTTCCATTGGGGGTTTCCCTTCCAGTGGTTCACATGCTGTTTGCTGTGAGCAGAAAGCATCCAAATCTGTCCCACTGTTTGCTTTCAGAGGTCAGCTGATTTTTAGTCTGACTCACAGAAAGTTTTTAGATCGTCTTTAGCTCACATCTTGTCTTCCCAGTGAGCACCTCAGTTGGAATGGTCAGTGTTGATTTGGCGTTTTCTAGCTCCATTACTTGTAAAGGAAAATGGAACAACTTGCCTTATGCAAAGGGATATGCCATATGCAAAGAGCTATAACCACTCAAGCCACAACCTGGGGTCTTTACTCCTGCAAAAGCAAGTTTGTTAAATCTCTTCCTTGCGGAGCTTCTCCATCCAAAACTATTGCCTAGGAATCCctcccgcccccccccccccccctctgtCTCTTGTTCTCACTCAGCCATACTGCACTTGGTTGGGAAATTGAGATTTTTGCCCTAGCCCTCCATCACTCAaaaggaggagctgctgccaatGTGATCTTCAAAA
The Numida meleagris isolate 19003 breed g44 Domestic line chromosome 1, NumMel1.0, whole genome shotgun sequence genome window above contains:
- the AMER2 gene encoding APC membrane recruitment protein 2 — encoded protein: MDSHCDCAEPPAAEQPSGKINKTAFKLFKRRKSGGTMPSIFGVRSKGGEGKGASKTGMVRSRTHDGLADAVLESSKKEDAGSGEAQGKDAPSRAAGGLGGSASSSVAKSHSFFSLLRKNGRPENGKAAENAEQRAGGRQKKGLKGIFSSMRWHKKDKNGKEERGEASEIPSGLIMPGSLTASLECIKEETPKPLSETPNGAGDIGLESLQEKRGGDACASAEEPEVGGAESRDSKTPPGEDPAAAGRRLEELCGERPDPGAGEVGTAKDAAITGCGDIIADHEEDVGSGSGGCEKSTPGASKLGASKKHPTMVAYQGGGEEMASPDQVDDTYLQEFWDMLSQTEETETGGGGGGGTKTPEGLKENRGTERAQNRVVVKRGGLNQIPIHLNHKEEQKGREKEQHEGVPNSDEGYWDSTTPGPEEDSTVSIQKETLPRDSYSGDALYDLYAEPDENPPGAPPEEEVTCMPRSKPVSPVTTTCSLKTPSSTVKDSKIPISIKHLASHPASHGTDTSNSHHVAHHHLAKSEMHRTKIPVSKVLVRRVSNRGLAGTTVKAATYQDSAKK